The genomic DNA CCCCGACGAGAGAATCCTGGGGGCAGCGGCCCAGCCTTCATCCATTGCGCTGATCGACTTTCATGATGAGCGACCTTACGGAGACGCTGCAAAGGAGAGGGCATGGCTTGTCCGCTATGACGCGGTGAAGGTCCCAGCGCCCGAAGGGGGTTCGCCTGCTGAGGTCCTCTTGTTCTTGGTGTTCCGCCAATCAGGTGGACTGCTCGCGGCGTTTACGGAGACAGCTCCCATCTGGGCGAAGCAGGGATGGAACTCCGAGCAGATTACCGAGCGTGCGGCAATGGCTTGGGAGTTCTTTCCACCGGACTACGCGACGCTGCGCTCGTCCGTGGTAGAAGTGCTCCAAGTCGTTTGGAAGCGCGAGGGCGTGGATCCGACGCAGGCGGGCCAAATCACCATCCGTCCCAGGCAGTTCATGCGAAAGGGGCGCGTCGACACTAAGACTCGTAAGCCGATACCACAGGCTAAGGTCAATGGATGGATGGTCGAGATTCTAGGGACACTGAACGGGTTCAGTTCTCACGGCGCGCCGATGAAAACCCACCTTGTCATGTTTCGTGACGGTGATCTTGTATTCTCCGGAGGTGTGCGGCTTTGAATCGACGCAGGTACGCGTGGAGGGTGAGCTGGCGGAAGCACTGGTGGTTCGCGGCGTGGGAAGAATCGAGCGGAAGCGCATGCACTGGAGCGGTTGGCTCGTCGGCGCGCTCATGGTCCTGCAGGCGGGCTGGATGGCGTTCGACGGCACCCGCGCCCTCCTCGTGGGTGACTTCGTCACGCCGCGCTCCGGGCCGCACGCCGGGCAGCTGGGTCCGTGGTCACGCCTCGCCCGCGCCGCAGGTATCGAGCCGCGCTCGACGCTCATGAAGATGATCTTCGTCGTCTACGGTGTCGCGGCGCTCGGGGTCAGCGCGGTCTTCCTCGCCGGTGGCGGCCGCGCCTGGATGGCGATGCTGCTGGCGGCGGTGGGCGGCCTCTGGTTCGCTCCCATCGGCACCGTGATCGACGTCGTCGTTGTCTTGCTGCTCTGCCTCGGGCCGCTGCGGCCCGGGAGTTGAGGCAACGCGCTCGTGCGGTGAGTTCGACCGCTTCGGCAGCTTCCTCACCTTGCGTCGATGCGGGCGAGACGGAGCCAGGAACCGGGCCTCGACTTCATTCGTCCAGCAGGAGGCGGTGGATCTTGCCGATGGTGTCCCAGTTGCGCGTCGTGGCCGCGACCAGGAGCTTCTTCTCCACGACCTCGTTGGGATAGAGCCTGGCCCGCGCGGTGCGCCGCCACCAGCTGAGCACGAATCTCCCCTGCACCCCGAGAAGCTGGACCTCCCAGTCCTTGCCGGTGGGCTGGGTGTAGGGCAGTGGCGGCAGCTTCGACGGACGCCGGGACAGGACGCTCACGAACGGGCGCAAGTCCTCGCGGGAAGAGAGGGGCGGAAACGGCGCCGCCGTGGCGAGGTCGATGACCTCGCTCCCACGGCAGAGCATGAACTCGGTGTCGAAGGGCAAGCAGCGGCGCAAGGCGGCGCGAAACGTCGCTTGGCTGACCGCCTTCCGCACCACGAAGGTCCCGGCGGCGCCGACGTTGACGACGTCGAAGGCCGACAGCTCCGCGGCCACGACGGCGGGGCGGAAGACCTTGTGCCCACCCACGTTCGCCCCGCGCAGGAACGCTACCAGAGACATCGGTTGCCCTCCTCAGGTCGCCGCCTGGGCGGCGCGTAGGCGGACGCGCACCCAGGCACCACCGCCATCGCGGTTGCCGGTGCTGATGTCGCCGCCGTGATCCTCCAGGATGCGGCGCACGATGGCGAGGCCGAGGCCGCTGCCGGTGGACTTCGTCGTGAAGGTGGGATCGAAGACGTGCTCGCCCACGTCCAGAGGGAAGCCGCAGCCCTGGTCGGCGAAGGTGAAGGTGACCATACCCTCCTCGCCGCTCCACACCACGTCGAGCTCGCCGCCCTGGGGCATGGCCTCCACGGCGTTCTTCACCAGGTTGGTGAACACCTGCCGGATCTGATCGCGGTCGGCGAGAACGTGGGGGACGCCGTCGAGCTGGGCGTGCAGCTGCACCCGTGGCGTCGCCGAGTACAGCTCCAGGACCTGTTGCAGGATCTCCGCCGGATCGGTGCGTTGCAGCCGCGGCTTGGGCAGGCGGGCGAAGCTGGAGAACTCGTCGGCGAGCCGCTTCAAGTGCGAGGTTTCTTCCAGGACCGTGTCGAGGCACTCGCGCACTACGGTGTCCTCAGGGTCGAGACGCTTGCGCAGCCGGTGGATGGAGAGAGTGATCGGCGTCAGCGGGTTCTTGATCTCGTGGGCGAGACGGCGCGCCACGTCCTGCCAGGCGGCGAGGCGGGTGGCTCCGACGAGCTGCTCGTGGCTGCTCTGCAGATCCCGGCTCATGTGGTTGAAGCCGCGGGTGAGGCGGCCCATCTCGCCTCCCGATCCGGTCGGTACTTGCTTGCCCAGCTCGCCCGCGGCGACCGCGGCGAAAGCTTGCTGCAGTGTCTCGATGGGACGGGTCAGACTGCGCGCCAGCAGGAAGCCGAGGCCGAGGGCGAAGCTCAAGAAGACGATGGCGAGAACCACGAAGGAATAGACGAACTTCAGGATCTCCTGCTGCCGGAAGCGGAGCTGTTGCATACGCTGGTAGCTCTCCCGCACGTCGTTCATGGCCTGCGCTTCGTTCTCGTCCACCTGCACGGCCACCATGGCGTAGTAAGGTTCGCCGCCCAGCTCCACCGGACCGGCGACGCCGACGACCACGGAGGTTCCGTCGGGGGCGGGGACGAGCTGCGGCGTCCCGGCGCCGGAGCGTTTGCCGGGAAGGACGTCGTGCACCAGCGACGCAGCCTGCGCTTCGGTCCACGGTCCGTGACGGGCGCGCACGGTCTCTTCCCCCGGAGGGCCGGCGCAGTACAGCGCCTCGTAGCGCGCCTGCAGGAGATCGGCCAGGTCGGTGGCGCCGGCGGCTTGCGCCAAGCGCAGGCGTTCCAGCGCCACGTCGGCGGCGCCTTTGGCGAGAGCGTGCCGCTCGGCGAGGACGTGCCGGGCGAGATACAGAGTGCTCTCGAGAGAGGAGAGGATGCCGTGGGCAGCCCAGGTCTGCGGTTGCAGCTGGCCCCAGAGCAACGTCACCAGGCTGAGCAAGGTGGGAACGAGGGCGACGGAGACGAAGGCGACGGCGAGCCGCGTGCGCAGCGTCCGCTGTTCGCGCAGCACGAGGACCGCCAGGCCGAGCAGCGCCAGCGAGGCCCCGAGAGCGACGATGACCAGAACCCGTTCCAGGTTCAAGACCCGACTCCCGCCGCTTCCTTCCCGAGCAGCTGGCCGCATGCCGCTTCGATGTCCAGGCCCATGCTCCAGCGCACCGACACAGAGCGGAAGGCGCCCTCGAGGCGGGCGGCGAAGGCGCGCACCCGTTCGGCTTCGGGCCGGTCGAAACGCAGCCGCGGATCGGGATTGAAGGGGATCAGGTTGAGCTTGAAAGGCCCCGGCGGGGTGCCGAGGGCCCGCAGACGTTCCGCATCCTCAGGTCGATCGGTGACCGCGCGCAGCAGCACGTATTCCAAGGTGACGTGGTGCTTGGTGCGACGGGCGAAATACGCCGCGGCCTCCAGGGTTTCGCGCAACGTGTGGCGGCCCGAGACCGGCATCAAGCGCTTGCGCTCGACGTCGTCGCTGGCGTTGAGCGAGACCGCCAGCTTGACGCGCAGATCCAGGTCCGCCAAGCGGCGGATGGCGTCCGGGATCCCGGTGGTGGAGACGGTGATGCGCCGCGCCCCGATGTTGCCGAGGCGTCGCGCCCCGAGCACACGGATCGCCTGCACCACGGCGTCGAAGTTGTCCAGCGGTTCCCCCATGCCCATGAAGACGACGTTGAGACCCGCGGCGCCGACGAAGGGGCGCACGTGCAGCACTTGCTGGACGATCTCGTCCGGGCTCAGCTGGCGCACCAAGCCGCGCCGCGCAGTGAGGCAGAACTTGCAGGCGAAGCGGCAGCCCACCTGCGAGGAGATGCAGACGGTGTGATGTCCCGGCATGGGCATGAGCACCGTTTCCACCGCGGCGCCGTCGGCGAAGCGGAGGAGGAACTTCCGCGTCCCATCCTGCTCCGAGAGGCGGTGCAGCGCTTCCGCCACCGGCGTCAGGTGGAACTCCCCCTGCAGGCGCTGGCGTAGGACGAGGGGCAGATTACGCATGCCGGCCAGATCGGCAGCACCCTTGCGGTACACCCAGTCGGCCAGTTGCGCGGCGCGGTAACGCGGCAGCCCCAGGGTCTGCACCTGCGCCTGCAGTTCCTCGTAGGTGAGCGCTTTCAGGGCGAGCAAGGGACTCTCCAGGGAGGGGGGCGTGACCACCTTGTGGGCGCCGGACGAAGCGCTTCGCTGGCGACGGCGGCCCCGCGGTCGCACCGCGCTCCCTTAGGGTAGGCGCGGCGGTCGCCGCCGGCAAGCGGCGCACATCGCGGTCGCGTCGCACGGGGATGCTAGAATGCGTGCGCCGTGCGCGTCCGCGCGCGGGGAACGGGGCCGACGTGGCGACGCGCATTCTGATCGTGGACGACGAGGAGAGCATCCGCAGCTCTCTGCGCCGGCTCCTGGAATACAAAGGTTACGAGACGCTGGCGGCCGAGGATGGGCCGCGGGCGCTGGAGCTGCTCACCGACCAGAGCGTGGACGTGGTGCTGCTGGACATCAAGATGCCCCGTATGGATGGCATCGAGGTGCTGCAGAAGATCCGGGACGGCCGCGCCGACGTCTCGGTGGTGATGATCTCGGCCCACGGCACCATCGAAACGGCGGTGGAGTGCACCAAGAAGGGCGCCTTCGACTTCCTCGAGAAGCCCCTGGACCAGGAGCGCTTGCTCGTCACGGTCCGCAACGCCGTCATCCAGCGTCAGTTGGTGCGTCGCAACCGGGAGCTGCAGCGCACCCACCCCGGGCGCGACGAGATGGTGGGGTCCAGTGTCCGCCTGGAGGAGATCCGCGCCACCATCGACCGGGTGGCGCAGACCGATGTGCGCTTGCTGATCGTGGGTGAAAACGGCACCGGCAAGGAGTTGGTGGCGAGGGCGGTGCACGAGCACGGTCGCCGGGCGAGTGAAGCCTTCATCGAGGTCAACTGCGCCGCCATTCCGGAAGAGCTCATCGAGTCGGAGCTCTTCGGTCACGTGAAGGGCAGCTTCACCGGGGCCATCGCCAACCGGGACGGCAAGTTCGAACAGGCCGACCGGGGCACGCTCTTCCTCGACGAGATCGGCGACATGAGCCTGGCGGCGCAGGCGAAGGTGCTGCGGGTGCTGCAGGAGGGCAAGTTCGAGAAAGTCGGCGGCAACGAGACCTGCGTCGTGGACGTGCGCGTCATCGCCGCCACCAACAAGGACCTGCTCGGCGAGGCGCGGCGGGGCAGTTTCCGCGAGGACCTCTACTACCGGCTCAACGTCGTGCCCATCTACGTGCCGCCGCTGCGCGAGCGCCGCGAGGACATCCCGCAGCTGGTGGAATACTTCCTGGGCCGTGTCGCCGATAGCCTGGGGCAACGGCCGAAGACCGTCGCCCCCCACGCCCTGGACATCCTGATGCGGCATGCCTGGCCCGGGAACGTCCGGGAGCTGCGCAACCTGGTGGAGCGCATGGTGATCTTGTCGCGGGGGGAGCGCGTCGAGGCGACAGAGGTCTTTCTCGAGCGCGACGCCGGACCGCGCACGGAGATGGACGATCTCTTCGGGCACCAGACCTTCCAGAACTTCAAGGACGACGCGGAGCGCCGCTTCCTGGTGCGCAAGCTGGCGGAGAACGACGGCAACATCAGCAAGACCGCGCGCGCCCTGGAGATGCAGCGCAGCAACCTCTACAAGAAGATCGAGAAGTACGGTCTCGATACGCGTTCACTTTCAGACTGAGTACGACAGGCGCCGTGCCCGCACCAAGAGGCCGGCGGGGGACGCTCGTCGCGCGCACTCCTGCGCGCTCCTCGCTCGACACGATGCCCTGCTCGCGCCTCCATGCGCTCGCCACGGGCACGTGACGCCCCCGCCGGACTCTTGGTGCGGGCACGGCGCGGGACGCCAACATGCTGAAGCGAGTGCAACCGATGGGTCGAGACGCGCTGCTCGACCGATCC from Candidatus Krumholzibacteriia bacterium includes the following:
- the rlmN gene encoding 23S rRNA (adenine(2503)-C(2))-methyltransferase RlmN, translating into MLALKALTYEELQAQVQTLGLPRYRAAQLADWVYRKGAADLAGMRNLPLVLRQRLQGEFHLTPVAEALHRLSEQDGTRKFLLRFADGAAVETVLMPMPGHHTVCISSQVGCRFACKFCLTARRGLVRQLSPDEIVQQVLHVRPFVGAAGLNVVFMGMGEPLDNFDAVVQAIRVLGARRLGNIGARRITVSTTGIPDAIRRLADLDLRVKLAVSLNASDDVERKRLMPVSGRHTLRETLEAAAYFARRTKHHVTLEYVLLRAVTDRPEDAERLRALGTPPGPFKLNLIPFNPDPRLRFDRPEAERVRAFAARLEGAFRSVSVRWSMGLDIEAACGQLLGKEAAGVGS
- a CDS encoding DUF1697 domain-containing protein, whose translation is MSLVAFLRGANVGGHKVFRPAVVAAELSAFDVVNVGAAGTFVVRKAVSQATFRAALRRCLPFDTEFMLCRGSEVIDLATAAPFPPLSSREDLRPFVSVLSRRPSKLPPLPYTQPTGKDWEVQLLGVQGRFVLSWWRRTARARLYPNEVVEKKLLVAATTRNWDTIGKIHRLLLDE
- a CDS encoding ATP-binding protein, whose protein sequence is MNLERVLVIVALGASLALLGLAVLVLREQRTLRTRLAVAFVSVALVPTLLSLVTLLWGQLQPQTWAAHGILSSLESTLYLARHVLAERHALAKGAADVALERLRLAQAAGATDLADLLQARYEALYCAGPPGEETVRARHGPWTEAQAASLVHDVLPGKRSGAGTPQLVPAPDGTSVVVGVAGPVELGGEPYYAMVAVQVDENEAQAMNDVRESYQRMQQLRFRQQEILKFVYSFVVLAIVFLSFALGLGFLLARSLTRPIETLQQAFAAVAAGELGKQVPTGSGGEMGRLTRGFNHMSRDLQSSHEQLVGATRLAAWQDVARRLAHEIKNPLTPITLSIHRLRKRLDPEDTVVRECLDTVLEETSHLKRLADEFSSFARLPKPRLQRTDPAEILQQVLELYSATPRVQLHAQLDGVPHVLADRDQIRQVFTNLVKNAVEAMPQGGELDVVWSGEEGMVTFTFADQGCGFPLDVGEHVFDPTFTTKSTGSGLGLAIVRRILEDHGGDISTGNRDGGGAWVRVRLRAAQAAT
- a CDS encoding sigma-54 dependent transcriptional regulator, coding for MRRARPRAGNGADVATRILIVDDEESIRSSLRRLLEYKGYETLAAEDGPRALELLTDQSVDVVLLDIKMPRMDGIEVLQKIRDGRADVSVVMISAHGTIETAVECTKKGAFDFLEKPLDQERLLVTVRNAVIQRQLVRRNRELQRTHPGRDEMVGSSVRLEEIRATIDRVAQTDVRLLIVGENGTGKELVARAVHEHGRRASEAFIEVNCAAIPEELIESELFGHVKGSFTGAIANRDGKFEQADRGTLFLDEIGDMSLAAQAKVLRVLQEGKFEKVGGNETCVVDVRVIAATNKDLLGEARRGSFREDLYYRLNVVPIYVPPLRERREDIPQLVEYFLGRVADSLGQRPKTVAPHALDILMRHAWPGNVRELRNLVERMVILSRGERVEATEVFLERDAGPRTEMDDLFGHQTFQNFKDDAERRFLVRKLAENDGNISKTARALEMQRSNLYKKIEKYGLDTRSLSD